From a region of the Aeoliella mucimassa genome:
- a CDS encoding CbrC family protein yields the protein MREFKYFRDPQSFAYMCDDDAECSVCHLRCQCFDGSGFFGLGSVQAVCPDCLSSGKLVEMDIEANEVTDPRAEMVLGENWNEIVNVVCYMTPALPTWQDNEWPLGKNDLCVFVKIADKHDFADKEELIQAIPEDMHFGHSSDDFWGMLPDKKVTSIKDGNYDVSFYLFDDNGAKVVTWDCS from the coding sequence GTGCGTGAGTTCAAGTACTTCCGTGATCCACAGAGCTTCGCCTATATGTGCGACGACGATGCAGAGTGTAGCGTTTGCCATTTGCGTTGTCAGTGCTTCGACGGCTCAGGGTTCTTCGGCTTGGGCAGCGTGCAGGCGGTATGTCCTGATTGCCTGTCATCTGGCAAGCTTGTTGAGATGGATATTGAAGCGAATGAGGTGACAGACCCGAGGGCTGAGATGGTCCTCGGTGAGAACTGGAACGAAATCGTGAATGTTGTCTGCTACATGACACCTGCCCTGCCGACTTGGCAGGATAATGAATGGCCACTGGGCAAGAACGACCTCTGTGTGTTCGTCAAGATCGCCGACAAACACGATTTCGCCGACAAGGAAGAACTCATTCAGGCCATTCCTGAAGACATGCACTTCGGTCATTCAAGCGATGACTTTTGGGGTATGCTTCCGGACAAGAAGGTCACCTCAATCAAAGACGGCAACTATGATGTGTCCTTCTATCTATTCGATGATAATGGCGCCAAGGTCGTTACTTGGGACTGCAGCTGA
- the ppk1 gene encoding polyphosphate kinase 1, whose protein sequence is MSDTVFLPEHMINRELSWLEFNARVLEEAQDESNPLLERAKFLAIFTSNLDEFFMVRVAGLREQIFGGMTPQDKVPDGLSPIEQLHRISQRTRELVSQQYDCWNNSIRPQLEKHQIRILDKDELSASQQRNLDKFFTQRVFPVVTPMAIDPSHPSPRFHNRGLYLAANLKRRSGMGPETMFAVVQLPSVMPRFIPVEPDGTTEFVLLEDLVGDRLSQLFGGYDIENYGTFRITRDMDVELLEQEGDDMLRAIEARLRARQRSEAVRLEISNTLHRSLRDRIIGEEAIHHGDPGTSRGYDEVYSIDGMLDMTGLFELAKQAGHEDLQDPPFTPRVPERLAADSDLFARIAEHDILLHHPFDSFRPVVRFVQQAAHDPNVLAIKQTLYRTSGDSPIVQALMEAAENGKQVTALVELQARFDEANNISWARQMERAGVHVVFGFMKMKTHSKLAMVVRQEGNKVRRYVHLGTGNYNPTTAKLYTDVGLFTSDKDIADDANALFNFLTGYSQEYSWKELVVSPQYLHQKTLDLINEQTDRARQGKSARILAKLNSLVDRETVHALYRASQAGVEIDLVIRGICCLRPGLPGISENIRVRSIVDRFLEHTRILVFGEGSRQKVFASSADWMPRNFERRVEVMFPIQDPLIRQKIVEGILPVYLADNQRARVLNADGTYSRVVRKPSDPPRRSQMELLGLPVVDHEVAAPKLMEAASPQRRSHKEPKKNAKPKSRAKKRA, encoded by the coding sequence ATGAGCGATACTGTCTTTCTTCCGGAACATATGATCAACCGCGAGTTGAGTTGGTTGGAGTTTAATGCGCGCGTGCTGGAAGAAGCGCAGGACGAAAGTAATCCGCTGCTCGAACGGGCCAAGTTCCTGGCCATCTTCACTTCGAATCTCGATGAGTTCTTCATGGTTCGCGTGGCCGGGCTTCGCGAACAAATCTTCGGCGGCATGACTCCACAGGACAAAGTGCCGGATGGGCTTTCGCCCATTGAGCAGCTGCATCGCATCTCGCAACGCACACGCGAGCTGGTCAGTCAGCAGTACGACTGCTGGAACAATTCTATTCGGCCGCAGCTCGAGAAGCATCAGATTCGCATTCTCGACAAGGACGAACTTAGTGCGTCGCAACAACGGAATCTTGATAAGTTCTTCACGCAGCGGGTGTTCCCGGTGGTCACTCCAATGGCCATCGACCCGAGTCACCCCTCGCCGCGGTTCCATAATCGCGGGCTCTATTTGGCGGCAAATCTGAAGCGACGCTCGGGCATGGGACCCGAAACCATGTTTGCCGTCGTGCAGTTGCCTTCGGTGATGCCGAGGTTCATTCCAGTCGAACCCGATGGCACAACCGAATTTGTCTTGCTTGAAGATTTGGTAGGCGATCGGCTGTCGCAATTGTTCGGTGGGTACGACATCGAAAACTATGGCACCTTCCGTATCACTCGCGACATGGATGTCGAACTGCTCGAGCAAGAAGGCGACGACATGCTCCGCGCGATCGAAGCCCGACTGCGTGCTCGACAACGAAGCGAGGCGGTACGGCTCGAAATCTCGAACACGCTGCATCGCTCGTTGCGAGATCGGATCATTGGCGAAGAAGCGATCCATCACGGAGATCCCGGTACTTCGCGCGGATACGACGAAGTGTATTCCATCGATGGCATGCTCGACATGACGGGATTGTTTGAACTTGCCAAGCAAGCAGGGCACGAAGACCTGCAGGATCCACCATTCACGCCACGCGTTCCGGAGCGACTTGCGGCCGACAGCGACCTGTTTGCACGAATTGCCGAACATGACATTCTGTTGCACCACCCGTTCGATTCGTTCCGCCCGGTCGTGCGATTCGTGCAGCAAGCAGCTCACGATCCGAATGTGCTTGCCATCAAGCAGACCCTTTACCGCACCAGCGGCGACAGCCCGATCGTCCAAGCGCTGATGGAAGCAGCCGAAAACGGCAAGCAAGTAACCGCCCTGGTAGAGTTGCAAGCCCGCTTCGACGAGGCCAACAACATTTCGTGGGCTCGGCAAATGGAACGTGCCGGCGTGCACGTCGTGTTTGGCTTCATGAAGATGAAGACGCACAGCAAGTTGGCCATGGTCGTGCGGCAAGAAGGCAATAAAGTCCGCCGCTACGTGCACCTTGGCACTGGCAACTATAATCCAACCACCGCGAAGCTCTACACCGACGTCGGTCTGTTCACCTCCGACAAAGACATCGCCGACGACGCGAACGCCCTGTTCAATTTCCTCACCGGATACTCGCAGGAGTATTCTTGGAAAGAGCTGGTGGTCAGCCCGCAGTACTTGCATCAGAAGACGCTTGACTTGATCAACGAGCAAACAGACCGTGCTCGCCAAGGCAAGTCGGCACGCATCCTTGCCAAGCTTAATTCGTTGGTCGATCGCGAAACCGTGCATGCGTTGTATCGAGCGAGTCAGGCAGGAGTCGAGATCGATCTGGTGATTCGCGGCATTTGCTGTTTGCGACCTGGCCTTCCTGGCATTTCCGAGAATATTCGCGTTCGCAGCATTGTGGATCGTTTTCTCGAACATACCCGTATTTTGGTGTTTGGCGAAGGATCCCGGCAGAAGGTGTTTGCCTCGAGTGCCGACTGGATGCCGCGCAACTTCGAGCGTCGAGTAGAGGTGATGTTCCCGATTCAAGATCCATTGATCCGGCAAAAGATTGTCGAGGGGATCTTGCCCGTCTACTTGGCCGACAACCAACGCGCTCGCGTGCTGAATGCCGATGGTACTTACTCCCGTGTGGTACGCAAACCAAGTGACCCGCCACGTCGTAGTCAAATGGAACTCCTGGGGTTACCGGTTGTTGATCACGAAGTCGCCGCGCCGAAGTTGATGGAAGCCGCTTCGCCGCAACGACGTTCGCACAAAGAACCCAAAAAGAACGCGAAGCCTAAGAGTCGTGCGAAAAAGCGGGCTTAA
- a CDS encoding Dabb family protein: MSDTSHLPVVHSVYFSLADNSQANVDALIADCNHYLTGHDGVLFFAAGTQGEGFDRPVNDHDFDVALLVVFDNRAAHDAYQTAPRHLEFIEKNKPTWAKVRVFDSVAK; the protein is encoded by the coding sequence ATGTCTGATACCTCTCATTTGCCAGTTGTCCACTCTGTTTACTTTAGCCTGGCTGACAACAGCCAAGCGAACGTTGATGCACTGATTGCCGATTGCAATCACTATCTCACCGGGCACGATGGCGTACTTTTCTTTGCAGCTGGCACGCAAGGCGAAGGGTTCGATCGGCCGGTGAACGACCACGATTTCGACGTCGCGCTGCTGGTGGTTTTTGACAATCGTGCGGCTCATGACGCTTACCAAACAGCTCCCCGGCACCTAGAATTCATCGAGAAAAACAAGCCAACTTGGGCGAAGGTGCGGGTATTCGATTCGGTTGCGAAGTAG
- the ftsH gene encoding ATP-dependent zinc metalloprotease FtsH, with amino-acid sequence MSEKPTNPSPATPPSSDAKKPSAGKPPVRKGAPPTWLFFVLVLGVLLLFSSAMGENREEIPYSFFHEQVAKNNVRVLTVEGQQAYGEFIVPPTKSELEAARLKEAQEAETAEETKPEAEPSTTPESTESDSTDSASQPSDENPESSASDESAAESEAETADEASTADSESTSTESSDQSDTGDGKSATDGEERINKEFVVTLMSPWVENSLTEFWLAHNVKLESSLPTDLSSILYAVWVMLLIGFMIGMWYFMRRTRDQMMGGGMIGGVTRSPARRYEASESIPVTFNDVAGLEGVKSDLQEVVDFLKRPEDFQKLGARVPKGVLLMGPPGTGKTLLAKAVAGEAGVPFFSISGSEFIQLFVGVGASRVRDLFKTAKAASPAILFIDEIDAVGRQRGAGLGGGHDEREQTLNQILSEMDGFTPTTSIIVMAATNRPDVLDPALLRPGRFDRHITVDRPSLEARKELFEVHTREMPLADDVDFDRLARATVGLTGADIRNLSNEAALWATRHDKQFINMEDFEYARDKVLMGPKRDDVMTEHERKLTAYHEAGHTIVAWKVAGNDRVHKVTIIPRGRAAGVTQLVPEADRHNMGESDMLATLAMALGGRTAEKIVFDEYSTGAESDLKRATELARRMVTLWGMSERLGPVAFQQSGDNPFLGREIVQEHRHYSEHTAQVIDEEVAKVLHSAADRARRCLMEYHSELVALSEALLEREELNEAEIGEILGPVASRDRDQRSISIAPGGGTSSRRPST; translated from the coding sequence ATGTCGGAAAAGCCCACCAATCCCTCCCCCGCCACCCCTCCGTCGTCCGACGCCAAGAAACCTTCCGCAGGTAAACCACCCGTGCGGAAAGGTGCCCCCCCTACATGGCTGTTCTTTGTGCTGGTGCTCGGCGTGCTGCTGCTCTTTAGCTCGGCAATGGGCGAGAATCGGGAAGAGATTCCTTACTCCTTCTTCCACGAACAAGTCGCCAAGAACAACGTTCGCGTGCTGACTGTCGAGGGACAGCAGGCGTATGGAGAATTCATCGTCCCTCCGACGAAGTCGGAGCTCGAAGCGGCTCGCTTGAAGGAAGCCCAAGAAGCGGAAACCGCGGAAGAGACGAAACCTGAAGCCGAACCGTCGACGACACCGGAGTCGACAGAAAGCGATTCGACCGACTCCGCCTCGCAGCCGTCCGACGAAAACCCCGAGTCATCCGCGAGTGACGAATCGGCTGCCGAAAGTGAAGCCGAAACTGCCGACGAAGCATCGACGGCCGATTCCGAATCTACTTCTACAGAGTCGAGCGACCAAAGCGATACGGGCGACGGCAAGTCGGCCACCGATGGCGAAGAGCGAATCAATAAAGAGTTCGTCGTCACACTGATGAGCCCTTGGGTCGAAAACTCGCTGACCGAGTTCTGGCTGGCACACAACGTGAAGCTCGAATCGAGCTTACCGACCGATCTGAGTTCCATCCTGTACGCGGTTTGGGTGATGCTGCTCATCGGTTTCATGATCGGCATGTGGTACTTCATGCGTCGTACCCGCGATCAAATGATGGGCGGCGGCATGATCGGCGGTGTCACTCGCAGCCCGGCTCGTCGTTATGAAGCCAGTGAGAGCATCCCGGTAACGTTTAACGATGTTGCTGGACTCGAAGGAGTGAAGAGCGACTTGCAGGAAGTGGTCGATTTCCTTAAACGCCCCGAAGATTTCCAGAAACTCGGCGCCCGTGTGCCGAAAGGCGTGCTGCTGATGGGCCCTCCCGGTACGGGGAAAACGCTGCTGGCCAAAGCCGTAGCCGGCGAAGCAGGCGTGCCCTTCTTCTCGATCAGTGGCTCGGAGTTCATCCAGCTATTCGTCGGTGTGGGTGCGAGCCGAGTACGCGACTTGTTTAAGACAGCCAAAGCGGCTTCACCTGCCATTTTGTTTATCGACGAAATCGACGCGGTGGGCCGCCAGCGAGGTGCCGGCTTAGGTGGCGGGCACGACGAACGAGAGCAAACCCTCAATCAAATCCTCAGCGAGATGGACGGTTTCACACCGACCACGAGCATCATCGTGATGGCCGCGACCAACCGCCCCGATGTGCTGGATCCTGCGTTGCTGCGTCCCGGACGGTTCGATCGCCACATCACGGTCGATCGCCCTTCGCTCGAAGCCCGCAAGGAACTGTTCGAGGTGCACACTCGCGAGATGCCACTTGCCGACGACGTGGACTTTGACCGGCTCGCCCGGGCGACCGTGGGCCTGACCGGGGCCGATATTCGCAATCTATCGAACGAAGCCGCGCTGTGGGCGACGCGTCACGATAAGCAATTCATCAACATGGAAGACTTCGAATACGCCCGCGATAAGGTGCTGATGGGCCCCAAGCGAGACGACGTGATGACGGAACACGAACGCAAGCTGACTGCTTATCACGAAGCGGGTCATACGATCGTTGCCTGGAAAGTCGCGGGGAACGATCGCGTTCACAAAGTCACGATCATCCCGCGTGGGCGCGCAGCTGGCGTTACTCAACTGGTGCCTGAAGCCGATCGTCACAACATGGGCGAGTCGGACATGCTGGCCACCTTGGCGATGGCCCTCGGCGGGCGGACTGCCGAGAAGATCGTGTTCGACGAGTACAGCACCGGCGCTGAAAGCGATTTGAAGCGAGCCACCGAGCTGGCGCGTCGCATGGTAACCCTCTGGGGCATGAGCGAGCGTTTGGGCCCCGTTGCATTCCAACAAAGCGGCGACAATCCCTTCCTCGGGCGCGAAATTGTTCAGGAGCATCGTCATTACAGCGAGCACACCGCCCAGGTGATCGACGAAGAAGTAGCCAAGGTTTTGCACTCCGCAGCCGACCGCGCCCGGCGTTGCCTGATGGAATACCACAGCGAACTCGTCGCCCTGTCCGAAGCGTTGCTGGAACGCGAAGAATTGAACGAAGCCGAGATCGGTGAGATTCTAGGCCCTGTCGCTTCGCGAGATCGCGATCAACGAAGTATCTCGATTGCTCCGGGAGGCGGCACCTCTTCGCGCCGGCCTTCAACTTAA
- a CDS encoding toxin-antitoxin system YwqK family antitoxin has protein sequence MSFSKSTAAWLAPTACFGIALWVGTASHVAQAQEPADSTTVEDDTPELVPQQESMEIEPYTGPPVYLPEPDAPPAATRVETQTVTDYYDPETKAKPRVTRTVVKFSDDSLKNDGEFLEYYENGQLFTKGQYTSGAPDGEWTYYHPDGTTAKVVTYKAGQPDGKVDVYRADGTLKAERIFKEGKRDGKWLLYDDTGKQPLVESTYDSGEPSGVWQLWYADGQKRRQIPFVDGKKDGTVVEWTEEGEKRAEVSFQKGIQHGISRLWTDDGRMFEQEYNEGRLISTKEIDQ, from the coding sequence ATGAGCTTTTCCAAGTCTACTGCGGCCTGGCTTGCGCCGACCGCATGTTTCGGTATCGCCCTGTGGGTGGGCACTGCCAGTCACGTCGCCCAGGCCCAAGAGCCGGCCGATTCCACTACGGTAGAGGACGACACTCCCGAGCTGGTTCCGCAGCAAGAGAGCATGGAGATCGAACCCTACACCGGCCCCCCGGTCTACCTGCCGGAGCCCGATGCTCCTCCCGCGGCAACACGCGTGGAAACACAGACCGTCACCGACTACTACGATCCCGAAACCAAAGCAAAGCCTCGCGTCACCCGTACCGTGGTGAAGTTCTCGGACGACAGTCTGAAGAACGACGGCGAATTCTTGGAATACTACGAGAATGGCCAGCTGTTTACCAAGGGCCAGTACACTTCGGGTGCCCCCGATGGAGAGTGGACTTACTACCATCCCGATGGAACCACCGCCAAAGTGGTGACCTACAAAGCTGGCCAGCCCGATGGCAAAGTGGATGTTTACCGAGCCGATGGCACGCTGAAGGCCGAGCGCATCTTCAAGGAAGGCAAGCGCGATGGCAAATGGCTGCTGTACGACGATACCGGTAAGCAACCGCTGGTCGAAAGTACCTACGATTCCGGCGAGCCGAGCGGAGTTTGGCAGTTGTGGTATGCCGATGGCCAAAAACGCCGCCAGATTCCCTTTGTGGACGGCAAGAAGGATGGCACCGTCGTCGAGTGGACCGAAGAAGGCGAGAAACGAGCCGAAGTGTCGTTCCAAAAGGGAATTCAGCACGGGATTTCCCGGCTCTGGACCGATGACGGTCGTATGTTTGAGCAGGAATATAACGAGGGACGGTTGATTTCGACCAAGGAAATCGATCAATAA
- a CDS encoding glucose-1-phosphate adenylyltransferase, whose translation MRSISAVILGGGRGTRLQPLTTHRSKPAVPLAGKYRLIDIPISNCINSGINRCYVLTQFLSVSLHSHIRGTYRFDAFSGGLVEILAAQQTLATDDDTSWYQGTADAVRKNLRYFTDHHTDHVLILSGDQLYRMDFSAMLKTHEESGAAITIAAKPVHRHEAKGLGIMKVDESGRVIGFVEKPTTNEQLDEVAMDPAWVDSLGVTADGRECMASMGIYLFSADVLTETLNNSTHSDFGKELLPEAIANRHVQLHPFDGYWEDIGTIGSFYDSNLALCKPDAPFDLGDADAPIYSRPRFLPPTRADGAEIKGSLIADGCTIHPGAKIENSIIGLRCQIGSNVTIRDSIVMGADFFETPEQVAKNASECGTWLGIGEGAVVERAIVDKNCRIGAGARVSCESKEDLDLSLNCCVRDGVLVVPKNTIIPPGWSPK comes from the coding sequence ATGAGAAGCATCTCGGCAGTTATACTCGGGGGTGGTCGCGGCACGCGTCTGCAGCCACTCACCACGCATCGCTCGAAACCAGCAGTTCCGTTGGCCGGTAAGTATCGATTGATCGATATTCCGATTTCGAACTGCATTAACAGTGGTATTAATCGCTGCTACGTGCTTACGCAGTTCCTGTCGGTCAGCCTGCACAGCCACATTCGTGGTACGTACCGATTCGACGCCTTCAGCGGCGGGCTGGTCGAAATTCTGGCCGCTCAGCAAACGCTGGCCACCGACGACGATACCAGTTGGTACCAGGGTACCGCCGACGCGGTTCGCAAGAACCTGCGTTATTTTACCGACCATCATACTGATCATGTACTGATTCTCTCCGGCGATCAGCTGTACCGGATGGACTTCAGCGCCATGCTCAAGACGCACGAGGAGAGCGGTGCCGCGATCACCATCGCCGCCAAGCCGGTGCATCGTCACGAGGCCAAAGGCCTGGGCATCATGAAGGTCGACGAGTCGGGCCGCGTGATTGGGTTTGTGGAAAAGCCGACCACGAACGAACAGCTCGACGAAGTTGCCATGGACCCCGCTTGGGTCGACTCGCTCGGGGTTACTGCAGACGGCCGCGAGTGCATGGCCAGCATGGGTATCTACCTGTTCTCGGCCGACGTGCTGACCGAAACGCTCAATAACTCGACCCATTCCGACTTCGGCAAGGAACTGCTTCCCGAGGCGATTGCTAACCGCCATGTGCAGTTGCATCCCTTCGACGGATACTGGGAAGACATCGGTACGATTGGTTCGTTCTACGACTCGAATCTGGCCCTCTGCAAGCCGGATGCCCCGTTCGACCTCGGCGACGCCGACGCTCCGATTTACAGTCGGCCGCGATTCTTGCCGCCGACTCGTGCCGATGGGGCCGAGATCAAAGGCAGCTTGATTGCCGATGGTTGCACGATTCACCCTGGGGCGAAGATCGAGAACAGCATTATCGGTCTCCGCTGCCAGATTGGCTCGAACGTGACCATTCGCGACTCGATTGTGATGGGTGCCGACTTTTTTGAGACTCCCGAACAGGTCGCCAAGAACGCATCGGAGTGTGGCACCTGGCTCGGCATCGGCGAAGGTGCCGTGGTCGAAAGAGCGATTGTCGACAAGAACTGCCGTATCGGTGCCGGTGCCCGAGTAAGCTGCGAAAGTAAAGAAGATCTTGACCTCAGCTTGAATTGCTGCGTTCGGGACGGGGTGCTGGTTGTGCCTAAAAACACGATCATTCCGCCCGGCTGGAGCCCCAAGTAG
- a CDS encoding IS110 family transposase, translating into MENSLQSTWIGVDVAKRHWDVVVAGQTQVHHFPADQEGCQQLQQFLAQHQVTHACLEATGGYERMLADFLREQGIVVSIANPRQIRDFARAQGQLAKTDRLDALVIARYAVLMQPKKTKKPSENERKLGSLRTRRQQVSDALTREKNRLGTQHDDLVRQSIEEAIDFYQRQLEQLDQQIQQLLQADDQFRERSALLTSVPGVGATTAAALIAHLPELGSLNRGEASRLAGLAPINRDSGTLRGKRMIGGGRAVVRKMLYMPTLVATKHNRVIREHYQQLLQRGKAKMIALTACMRKLLLILNAMIKTNSTWNDPRET; encoded by the coding sequence ATGGAAAACAGTTTGCAAAGTACTTGGATTGGGGTTGATGTTGCCAAGCGTCATTGGGACGTGGTCGTTGCCGGGCAAACCCAGGTGCATCACTTCCCTGCCGACCAAGAGGGATGCCAGCAACTTCAGCAGTTTCTCGCTCAGCATCAGGTAACCCATGCCTGCCTCGAAGCGACAGGAGGCTACGAACGAATGTTAGCCGACTTCCTTCGTGAGCAAGGGATCGTGGTGAGTATCGCCAACCCACGTCAGATTCGCGATTTCGCCCGTGCTCAAGGCCAGCTTGCCAAGACCGATCGTCTCGACGCGCTAGTGATCGCTCGTTATGCGGTACTGATGCAGCCCAAGAAGACCAAAAAACCCTCGGAAAACGAGCGGAAACTCGGTTCCCTCCGGACACGTCGGCAGCAAGTGAGCGATGCTCTGACGCGGGAGAAAAACCGGTTGGGTACACAGCACGATGACTTGGTGCGCCAGTCGATTGAAGAAGCCATTGACTTCTACCAACGACAGCTTGAACAGCTCGATCAACAGATCCAACAGCTATTACAAGCCGACGATCAGTTTCGAGAACGCTCGGCACTGCTGACCTCGGTGCCTGGCGTGGGGGCAACGACGGCCGCAGCCTTGATCGCTCACTTGCCAGAGTTGGGATCGCTTAATCGTGGCGAAGCGTCACGTCTTGCAGGCCTGGCACCGATTAACCGTGATAGCGGAACCTTGCGAGGCAAGCGGATGATTGGCGGCGGCCGAGCGGTCGTACGCAAGATGCTCTACATGCCCACTCTCGTCGCGACCAAGCATAACCGAGTCATTCGCGAGCACTACCAGCAGCTGCTGCAACGAGGCAAAGCCAAAATGATCGCCCTTACCGCCTGCATGCGAAAACTACTACTGATACTCAATGCCATGATTAAAACAAATTCCACCTGGAATGACCCCCGGGAGACTTGA
- a CDS encoding REP-associated tyrosine transposase, translating to MSNESTKGRSANLRRGRVSVDFAAYLVTKVVHHRIEVLGRPEVAEILIDSWNHLRSTDRIKLFAFCVMPDHYHLACMLMPGETLSRVIEDTNKFTARKINQLVGKSGQFWQQGFYDRNCRSPEELHERCVYIEHNPVRAGLVKYAEHWPFSSASPDRKTTLDREWWPETGGNSSHPQGV from the coding sequence ATGAGCAACGAATCAACCAAAGGACGTAGTGCCAACCTCCGCAGAGGTCGTGTCTCGGTTGATTTCGCGGCATACCTTGTGACCAAAGTGGTTCACCATCGCATTGAGGTTTTGGGTAGACCCGAGGTTGCAGAAATACTGATCGATAGCTGGAATCACCTGCGATCAACCGATCGAATCAAGTTGTTTGCTTTTTGTGTGATGCCAGATCACTATCATCTGGCCTGTATGTTAATGCCTGGCGAAACATTGTCGCGAGTCATTGAAGACACTAACAAGTTTACAGCTCGGAAGATCAATCAGCTTGTTGGCAAATCCGGGCAATTCTGGCAGCAAGGCTTTTATGACCGAAACTGTCGTTCGCCGGAAGAATTGCACGAACGGTGTGTCTATATTGAGCACAATCCGGTGAGAGCCGGTTTGGTAAAATACGCAGAGCACTGGCCATTCAGTTCAGCTAGTCCAGATCGAAAAACCACCTTGGATCGAGAATGGTGGCCTGAAACGGGGGGGAATTCCAGTCACCCCCAAGGGGTTTGA